A DNA window from Ctenopharyngodon idella isolate HZGC_01 chromosome 10, HZGC01, whole genome shotgun sequence contains the following coding sequences:
- the LOC127519969 gene encoding afadin- and alpha-actinin-binding protein-like isoform X3, translating to MMEELEVEQLKSSSDLHYQHLTNSRLKDQLELSKKENMRLHERERQLETNVKTLQNCLKDAKEEVQRMQGIIASRATQYNHDIKRREREHNRVKERLNQLLIAKKENKQGMEVLNYVGRPDGRRCLWKTGKTESRHEGEMYKTLLNEFDNRQRELMMENIELKKVLQQMKREMVGVLNSKKTCQKEEKQSNNMDQTNSDDEEPLKGPPEMSCDHAREKLTNSIRQQWRKLKHHVERLDSQAGDSEEMIARQLHEEEIERLKQEIQQCKEFIQTQQQLLQQQLNTPCDEETAAVLNDSYMLEEKERLKEEWRVFEEQRKNFEMERRNFTEAAIRLGHERKSFEDDRATWLKHQFLNTTFADHMKPQSRTTEEFSKHSGHEEKLFSISGKVSKSHL from the exons GACCAGCTTGAACTTtcgaaaaaagaaaacatgcgTTTGCATGAGAGAGAGCGTCAGCTGGAAACAAATGTAAAGACATTGCAAAACTGCTTAAAAGATGCAAAAGAAGAG gtGCAAAGGATGCAGGGTATCATTGCAAGTCGTGCCACACAATACAACCATGACATTAAAAGAAGAGAAAGGGAGCACAACAGAGTAAAGGAGCGCCTCAATCAACTACTCATtgccaaaaaggaaaataaacaaG GAATGGAAGTTTTGAATTATGTTGGAAGGCCAGATGGGAGGAGATGTCTTTGGAAAACTGGAAAAACTGAATCCAG acaTGAGGGAGAGATGTACAAAACTCTTCTCAATGAATTTGATAACCGTCAGAGGGAGCTAATGATGGAAAACAtagagctgaagaaagtgcttcaaCAAATGAAACGAGAGATGGTGGGGGTTTTAAATTCAAAGAAGACATGCCAGAAGGAAGAGAAACAAAGCAATAATATGGATCAG ACAAATTCAGATGACGAGGAACCTTTGAAAGGACCTCCTGAGATGTCCTGTGATCATGCTCGGGAGAAACTCACCAACAGCATTCGACAACAGTGGAGGAAACTCAAACATCATGTTGAGAGACTGGACAGCCAAG CTGGAGAcagtgaagagatgatcgcCAGACAACTCCATGAAGAGGAGATAGAGAGGCTCAAACAAGAAATTCAGCAGTGCAAAGAGTTTATTCAGACTCAACAACAACTTTTACAA caACAGCTCAACACACCCTGTGATGAAGAGACTGCAGCTGTTCTGAATGATTCCTACATGCTTGAAGAGAAGGAACGCTTGAAAGAAGAGTGGAGAGTGTTTGAAGAACAGAGGAAAAACTTTGAAATGGAAAGGAGAAATTTCACAGAGGCTGCCATCAGATTGGGCCATGAG aggAAGTCTTTTGAGGATGATCGTGCAACATGGCTCAAACATCAGTTCCTGAACACAACATTTGCAGACCACATGAAACCACAAAGTCGTACGACTGAAGAATTTTCAAAGC ATTCCGGTCATGAGGAGAAACTCTTTTCAATTTCTGGTAAAGTCAGTAAATCTCATCTTTAG
- the LOC127519968 gene encoding vitellogenin-like: protein MRAVVLALTVALVASQQINLVPEFALDKTYVYKYEAMLLGGLPQEGLARAGIKVSSKVHLSAVTETTFLMKLMDPLLHEYAGIWPKDPFVPATKLTSALAAQLQIPIKFEYANGVVGKVFAPAGVSPTVLNLHRGILNILQLNLKKTQNIYELQEAGAQGVCRTHYVISEDPKANHIIVTKSKDLSHCQERIMKDVGLAYTEKCAECTERVKSLIETASYNYIMKPAAAGVLIAEATVEEVHQFSPFNEIHGAAQMEAKQTLAFVEIEKTPVVPIKADYLARGSLQYEFATEILQTPIQLMKISDAPAQIIEVLKHLVANNVAMVHDDAPLKFVQLIQLLRAATLENIEAIWAQFKDKPVYRRWLLDALPAVGTPVIVKFIKEKFLAGELTTPEFIQALVVALQMVTADLDTIQLTASLALHEKIATIPALREVVMLGYGSMIAKHCVAVPTCPAELLRPIHEIAAEAISKNDIPEITLALKVLGNAGHPASLKPIMKLLPGLRTAATSLPLRVQVDAILALRNIAKKEPKLVQPVALQLVLDRALHPEVRMVACIVLFEAKPSVALASSLAGALKTETNMHVASFAYSHIKSLTRITAPDMAAVAGAANVAIKLMSRKLDRLSFRFSRALQLDFYHTPLMIGAAGSAYMINDAATILPRAVVAKARAYLAGAAADVLEIGVRTEGIQEALLQSPAADESVDRVTKVKRTLRALANWKAFPTNQPLASAYVKLLGQEVAYLNIDKTVIEEAIPIATGPKPRELLKAALKALQEGIAFQYAKPLLAAEVRRILPTAVGVPMELSFYTAAVAAASVNVKATITPPLPEEIETMTLEQLKKTDVQFQAEARPSVALQTFAVMGVNTALIQAAVMARGKIRTIAPGKVAARADILKGNYKVEALPVELPEHIAAVSFETFAVVRNIEEPTAERTVPLVPELAMQNAQTPADYLSSEIPDETPVRAAAPFHKTLCLAVPYIEIKGCIEVHSHNAAFIRNAPLFYIIGQHSARAAVSRAEGPAVERLELEVQVGPRAAERLLKQINLIDEETPEGKAFLLKLREILETEDKNVPVSSESSSSSRIISSSSSSMSSSRVTETATIMEPFKKFHKDRYLAPHGASKARSSGSAASSFEALQKQAKFLGNGIPPVFAVIARAVRVDHKLLGYQLAAYFDKPTARVQLVISSIAENDNLKICADGALLSKHKVTAKVAWGPECQQYAVTAKAEAGVLGEFPAARIELEWERLPVIVTTYAKKLSKHIPMAAFKAGFRLERATNSEKEIELTAALPTQRSLNVIARIPEMTLSRMAIPLPVAVPINPDGTLSIHIDEDILSWIQKHIKEE from the exons ATGAGAGCTGTTGTGCTTGCCCTGACTGTAGCCCTAGTGG CAAGTCAACAGATCAACCTTG TTCCTGAGTTTGCCCTGGATAAGACCTATGTGTACAAGTATGAGGCTATGCTCTTGGGTGGTCTTCCTCAAGAAGGTCTGGCCAGAGCAGGTATAAAAGTCAGCAGCAAGGTTCACCTCAGTGCCGTGACTGAAACCACCTTCCTGATGAAG CTCATGGATCCTTTACTCCACGAGTATGCTGGCATTTGGCCCAAGGATCCATTTGTTCCTGCCACTAAGCTCACCTCAGCTCTGGCTGCTCAGCTTCAGATTCCCATCAAGTTTGAGTATGCTAATGGTGTAGTTGGAAAGGTATTCGCCCCTGCAGGAGTCTCCCCTACAGTACTGAACTTGCACAGAGGAATCCTCAACATCCTTCAGCTCAATCTCAAGAAGACCCAGAACATCTATGAGCTGCAAGAG GCTGGAGCTCAGGGAGTGTGCAGGACCCACTATGTCATCAGTGAGGATCCAAAGGCCAACCACATTATTGTCACCAAGTCCAAGGATCTGAGCCACTGCCAGGAGAGAATCATGAAGGACGTCGGCTTGGCATACACTGAGAAGTGTGCTGAATGCACAGAG CGGGTGAAGAGTCTGATTGAAACTGCATCTTACAACTACATCATGAAACCAGCTGCAGCCGGTGTACTGATCGCTGAAGCAACAGTTGAGGAAGTGCATCAGTTTTCACCCTTCAATGAGATCCATGGTGCTGCCCAGATGGAAGCAAA acaaaccTTAGCTTTTGTTGAGATTGAGAAGACCCCCGTCGTTCCAATCAAAGCTGATTACTTGGCCCGTGGATCCCTGCAGTATGAGTTTGCAACTGAGATTCTTCAGACCCCCATTCAACTCATGAAGATCAGTGATGCACCAGCACAG ATTATCgaggtcctaaagcacttggtTGCAAACAATGTGGCCATGGTCCATGATGATGCTCCACTTAAGTTTGTTCAGCTCATCCAGCTCCTGCGTGCTGCCACCTTGGAGAATATTGAAGCCATATGGGCTCAGTTCAAGGACAAACCAGTTTACAG GCGCTGGCTTCTGGATGCTCTTCCTGCTGTTGGCACACCAGTCATTGTGAAATTCATCAAGGAGAAGTTCCTGGCTGGTGAACTTACCACTCCCGAGTTCATTCAGGCTCTTGTGGTTGCTCTGCAAATGGTCACTGCTGATTTGGACACCATCCAGTTGACAGCT AGTTTGGCTTTGCACGAGAAAATCGCCACAATCCCAGCTCTGCGTGAAGTCGTCATGCTTGGATATGGTTCCATGATTGCCAAACACTGCGTTGCAGTTCCCACTTGTCCTGCCGAGCTCCTCAGG CCCATCCATGAGATTGCTGCAGAAGCCATTTCCAAAAATGACATTCCTGAAATCACTTTGGCTCTGAAAGTTCTGGGCAATGCTGGTCACCCTGCTAGTCTTAAACCCATCATGAAGCTCCTACCTGGACTGAGAACTGCAGCTACTTCTCTGCCTCTTAGAGTCCAGGTTGATGCCATCTTGGCCCTGAGGAACATTGCCAAGAAGGAGCCCAAACTG GTTCAGCCAGTGGCTCTACAGCTTGTATTGGACAGGGCTCTCCACCCAGAAGTGCGAATGGTTGCTTGTATTGTGTTGTTTGAGGCAAAGCCCTCAGTGGCCCTTGCCTCAAGTCTTGCTGGTGCTTTAAAGACTGAGACTAACATGCATGTTGCAAGCTTTGCTTATTCCCACATCAAGTCCTTGACCAGAATCACTGCTCCTGATATGGCAGCTGT TGCTGGTGCAGCTAATGTTGCCATCAAGCTCATGAGCCGCAAGCTGGACAGGCTTAGCTTCCGTTTCAGCAGAGCCCTTCAGCTGGACTTCTATCATA CTCCTCTTATGATTGGAGCTGCTGGTAGTGCCTACATGATCAATGATGCCGCCACCATCCTGCCCAGAGCTGTTGTAGCTAAAGCACGTGCTTACCTGGCTGGAGCTGCTGCTGATGTTCTTGAG ATTGGTGTGAGAACTGAAGGAATCCAGGAGGCTCTTCTGCAATCTCCTGCTGCAGATGAAAGTGTTGACCGTGTCACAAAGGTTAAGCGTACCCTGAGAGCA CTTGCAAACTGGAAGGCCTTTCCAACCAATCAACCACTGGCTTCAGCATACGTCAAATTACTTGGACAAGAAGTGGCTTATTTAAACATTGACAAGACCGTCATTGAAGAAGCAATACCG ATTGCCACTGGACCCAAACCACGTGAACTGTTGAAGGCTGCCCTTAAAGCTTTGCAGGAAGGAATTGCCTTTCAGTACGCCAAACCCCTGCTTGCAGCTGAAGTGCGTCGTATCTTGCCAACAGCAGTTGGTGTGCCCATGGAGCTCAGTTTTtacactgctgctgttgctgctgcaaGTGTCAATG TTAAGGCCACAATTACACCTCCTCTCCCTGAGGAGATTGAAACTATGACTCTTGAGCAGCTGAAGAAGACTGATGTTCAATTCCAAGCTGAAGCAAGACCAAG TGTTGCTCTCCAGACCTTTGCTGTGATGGGAGTGAATACTGCCTTGATCCAAGCTGCTGTTATGGCGAGAGGAAAGATCCGTACAATTGCCCCTGGAAAAGTGGCTGCAAGAGCAGACATTCTCAAGGGCAACTACAAGGTGGAGGCTCTGCCTGTTGAGCTTCCTGAACACATTGCTGCTGTGAG CTTTGAGACTTTTGCTGTGGTCAGAAACATTGAAGAGCCCACCGCTGAGAGGACTGTTCCCTTAGTACCTGAGTTGGCCATGCAAAATGCCCAGACTCCTGCTGATTATTTG TCCTCCGAGATACCAGATGAGACTCCTGTGAGAGCTGCTGCTCCATTTCACAAGACTCTCTGTCTAGCTGTCCCATACATTGAAATCAAGGGGTGCATTGAGGTGCACTCTCACAATGCTGCTTTTATCAGAAATGCTCCTCTCTTCTACATAATTGGACAGCACTCAGCCCGTGCTGCAGTGTCAAGAG CTGAAGGTCCTGCAGTTGAAAGACTGGAGCTTGAGGTCCAAGTTGGTCCTAGAGCTGCTGAGAGGCTCCTGAAGCAAATCAACCTCATTGATGAGGAGACTCCAGAAGGAAAGGCCTTCCTGTTGAAACTGAGGGAAATCCTGGAGACCGAAGATAAAAATGTGCCTGTCTCTTCtgaaagcagcagcagcagccgaATCATCAGCAGTTCAAGCTCCTCCATGTCCAGCTCTCGTGTGACTGAG ACTGCCACCATCATGGAGCCTTTCAAGAAGTTCCACAAAGATCGG TACTTGGCACCCCATGGTGCCTCAAAGGCACGAAGCAGTGGAAGTGCTGCATCTAGCTTTGAGGCTCTCCAGAAACAG gcTAAGTTCCTCGGAAATGGTATTCCACCTGTTTTTGCTGTCATTGCCCGTGCTGTGAGAGTTGACCACAAGCTGCTGGGCTACCAACTTGCAGCTTACTTTGACAAGCCAACTGCAAGAGTGCAGCTCGTCATTTCCTCCATCGCTGAAAATGACAACCTGAAGATCTGTGCTGACGGTGCCCTGCTGAGCAAGCACAAAGTCACT GCCAAGGTTGCTTGGGGTCCAGAATGCCAACAGTATGCAGTCACTGCTAAAGCTGAAGCCGGTGTCCTGGGCGAATTCCCTGCTGCACGTATAGAGCTGGAATGGGAGAGGCTGCCAGTAATTGTCACCACCTACGCCAAAAA GCTGTCTAAGCACATCCCTATGGCAGCTTTCAAGGCAGGCTTTAGACTTGAAAGAGCAACGAacagtgagaaagagattgaacTGACTGCAGCCTTGCCAACTCAGAGATCCTTGAATGTCATTGCTAGGATTCCAGAG ATGACACTGTCAAGGATGGCTATTCCTCTCCCTGTCGCTGTTCCCATCAATCCAGATGGAACTCTTTCCATTCATATCGATGAGGACATTCTCTCCTGGATCCAAAAACATATCAAGGAAGaataa
- the LOC127519971 gene encoding vitellogenin-like: MSMLNCLQYLAPHGASKARSSGSAASSFEALQKQAKFLGNALPPVFAVIARAVRVDHKLLGYQLAAYFDKPTARVQLVISSIAENDNLKICADGALLSKHKVTAKVAWGPECQQYAVTAKAEAGVLGEFPAARLELEWERLPVIVTTYAKKLSKHIPMAAFKAGFRLERATNSEKEIELTAALPTQRSLNVIARIPEMTLSRMAIPLPVAVPINPDGTLSIHIDEDILSWIQKHIKEE, translated from the exons ATGTCTATGTTGAATTGCTTGCAGTACTTGGCACCCCATGGCGCCTCAAAGGCACGAAGCAGTGGAAGCGCAGCATCTAGCTTTGAGGCTCTCCAGAAACAG GCTAAGTTCCTCGGAAATGCTCTTCCACCTGTTTTTGCTGTCATTGCCCGTGCTGTGAGAGTTGACCACAAGCTGCTGGGCTACCAACTTGCAGCTTACTTTGACAAGCCAACTGCAAGAGTGCAGCTCGTCATTTCCTCCATCGCTGAAAATGACAACCTGAAGATCTGTGCTGACGGTGCCCTGCTGAGCAAGCACAAAGTCACC GCCAAGGTTGCTTGGGGTCCAGAATGCCAACAGTATGCAGTCACTGCTAAAGCTGAAGCCGGTGTCCTGGGCGAATTCCCTGCTGCACGTCTAGAGCTGGAATGGGAGAGGCTGCCAGTAATTGTCACCACCTACGCCAAAAA GCTGTCTAAGCACATCCCTATGGCAGCTTTCAAGGCAGGCTTTAGACTTGAAAGAGCAACGAacagtgagaaagagattgaacTGACTGCAGCCTTGCCAACTCAGAGATCCTTGAATGTCATTGCTAGGATTCCAGAG ATGACTCTGTCGAGGATGGCTATTCCTCTCCCTGTCGCTGTTCCCATCAATCCAGATGGAACTCTTTCCATTCATATTGATGAGGACATTCTCTCCTGGATCCAGAAACATATCAAGGAAGAATAA